A window from Lactiplantibacillus pentosus encodes these proteins:
- a CDS encoding ribose-phosphate diphosphokinase: MSEQYFDPKLKIFALNSNKPLAEKIADAVGVKLGKTSVDRFSDGEIRINIEESIRGDQVYIIQSTSAPVNDNLMELLIMIDALRRASAKTINVVIPYYGYARQDRKARSREPITAKLVANMLETAGATRILALDLHAAQIQGFFDIPLDHLMGAPLLADYFLNHHLDENAVVVSPDHGGVTRARKLAEFLKAPIAIIDKRRPRANVAEVMNIIGDVKGKRAIMIDDMIDTAGTITLGAQALVDAGATEVYASCTHPVLSGPAIERIEKSPIKKLVVTDSIELPASKRIDKIEEVSVGQLMGQAIKFIHENKPVSPLFKNRFHNEEN; this comes from the coding sequence ATGTCAGAACAGTATTTTGATCCAAAGTTAAAAATTTTTGCTTTGAATTCAAATAAACCATTGGCAGAAAAAATCGCGGACGCCGTTGGGGTCAAGTTAGGTAAGACTTCGGTCGATCGCTTTAGTGATGGCGAAATTCGCATTAACATTGAGGAAAGTATTCGTGGTGATCAAGTTTACATCATTCAGTCAACTTCCGCTCCTGTTAATGATAATTTGATGGAATTATTGATTATGATTGACGCGCTCCGGCGGGCCAGTGCTAAGACCATTAACGTGGTTATTCCTTACTATGGGTACGCACGGCAAGACCGGAAGGCACGTTCTCGTGAACCAATTACCGCTAAGTTAGTTGCCAACATGCTGGAAACGGCCGGTGCAACCCGGATTTTAGCACTTGACTTGCATGCTGCTCAAATCCAAGGCTTCTTCGATATCCCATTGGACCATTTGATGGGTGCGCCACTGTTAGCTGACTACTTCCTGAACCACCACTTAGATGAGAATGCTGTGGTCGTTTCACCTGACCACGGTGGTGTGACTCGGGCACGTAAATTGGCTGAATTCCTGAAGGCCCCAATTGCCATTATCGACAAGCGGCGTCCACGGGCGAATGTTGCTGAAGTCATGAACATCATTGGTGATGTTAAGGGCAAACGGGCCATCATGATCGATGATATGATCGATACGGCCGGGACGATCACGTTAGGTGCACAGGCCTTAGTTGATGCCGGTGCAACGGAAGTTTACGCAAGTTGTACCCACCCTGTACTTTCTGGTCCAGCCATCGAACGGATCGAAAAGTCACCAATTAAGAAGTTAGTTGTGACTGACTCAATCGAATTGCCAGCTTCAAAACGTATCGACAAGATCGAAGAAGTTTCAGTTGGTCAATTAATGG